In Anaerobranca gottschalkii DSM 13577, the following are encoded in one genomic region:
- a CDS encoding DUF503 domain-containing protein translates to MKILYIELTIHIFECDNLKRKRNIANSMAAKLKNKFNISVAQKHDNLLNRFILGLAMVSTESKILVKHKEMILNYLEQMEYSVEIVEVYSEII, encoded by the coding sequence ATGAAAATTTTGTATATAGAACTGACTATCCATATCTTTGAGTGTGACAATTTAAAGAGGAAACGGAATATTGCTAACAGTATGGCTGCTAAACTTAAAAACAAATTTAACATATCTGTCGCTCAAAAACATGATAATTTATTAAATCGCTTTATCTTAGGTTTGGCTATGGTTTCCACAGAGTCTAAAATATTAGTAAAACACAAAGAAATGATTTTAAATTATCTTGAACAAATGGAATATTCTGTAGAAATAGTAGAAGTTTATAGTGAAATTATCTAA
- a CDS encoding metal ABC transporter permease, whose translation MGVLDYLRIPIFQRALLAAMLTGSTLSLLGLVIIVFKLTTIRFALMHMGLLGGAIGLLLGANPLTFALAAIGLGSLFFGPLSDKFKLDTSLIGAFFMTGSMALAFVLFHRGGVPALEIFGLFTGSILILTNKDLIFIFFLGIIIILTYYIFYREIQLTFYDSEQAEWLGIPAKIIRNGLLFLTGLSIGVAMKIVGALLMDAIILLPAMAALRLAKNFRQLLILTSIFGFLTTSGGLLFSMVFDFPTGATITLMGVILLLFSIIFTSFIRG comes from the coding sequence ATGGGGGTTTTGGATTATTTAAGGATACCGATTTTCCAAAGGGCCTTACTAGCTGCTATGTTAACTGGTTCCACCCTATCCCTATTAGGGCTAGTTATTATCGTTTTTAAACTTACTACAATTCGTTTTGCTTTAATGCATATGGGATTATTGGGAGGGGCTATAGGATTGCTTTTAGGTGCTAATCCTTTAACCTTTGCCCTTGCAGCTATAGGTCTAGGTTCTCTGTTTTTTGGCCCTTTATCTGATAAATTTAAATTAGATACTAGTTTAATCGGTGCTTTTTTTATGACTGGCTCCATGGCTCTAGCCTTTGTGTTATTTCATCGGGGGGGAGTTCCAGCTTTAGAAATCTTTGGTTTGTTTACCGGAAGTATTTTGATCTTGACAAATAAGGATTTAATCTTTATTTTCTTTTTAGGAATTATTATTATCCTAACTTACTATATCTTTTACCGAGAGATTCAGTTAACTTTTTACGATAGCGAACAAGCGGAATGGTTAGGAATCCCTGCTAAAATAATCCGTAATGGTTTATTATTTTTAACTGGACTTTCCATTGGAGTAGCTATGAAAATTGTAGGGGCATTATTAATGGACGCTATAATTTTACTCCCAGCTATGGCTGCCTTAAGGTTGGCTAAAAATTTCAGACAACTACTAATACTTACTAGTATCTTTGGATTTCTAACAACAAGTGGTGGATTATTATTTTCCATGGTCTTTGATTTTCCCACTGGAGCAACTATAACATTGATGGGAGTAATCCTGTTACTCTTCAGTATAATTTTTACTTCCTTTATTAGGGGGTAA
- a CDS encoding metal ABC transporter ATP-binding protein codes for MEKAIELKGLTMGYGESIVLHNIDLTVYLGEFLTIFGENGAGKTTLFKGILQLLPVQRGKIYILGKDVTNGKDKTWLRSQIGYVPQKYNSGNFPICVFDAVLLGRWGTSFSYLKKPSKEDKRITEEILEIVGLTPLKYQDCRKLSGGQTQRLNIARALVRQPKILLLDEPTTHLDIDSQRLLDETLENIRQQYNLSILMISHNQHHARRISDRIVYLEKGRLFNE; via the coding sequence ATGGAAAAAGCTATAGAACTTAAAGGTTTAACTATGGGCTATGGAGAATCTATTGTTTTACATAATATAGACTTGACTGTTTATTTAGGGGAATTCCTTACTATCTTTGGAGAAAATGGGGCCGGTAAAACCACTTTATTCAAAGGAATATTGCAGCTTTTACCAGTACAAAGGGGAAAAATTTATATCTTAGGTAAAGATGTCACAAATGGGAAGGATAAAACTTGGCTCCGCTCCCAAATAGGATATGTACCACAAAAATATAATAGTGGCAATTTCCCCATCTGTGTCTTTGATGCCGTCTTGTTAGGTAGATGGGGCACTTCTTTTTCCTATTTAAAAAAACCTTCTAAAGAAGATAAAAGGATAACAGAAGAAATTTTAGAAATTGTAGGTTTAACCCCGTTAAAATACCAAGATTGCCGAAAACTTTCAGGTGGACAGACCCAAAGGCTAAATATTGCTAGAGCGTTAGTGCGACAACCTAAAATCCTCCTCCTCGATGAACCTACTACCCATCTAGATATAGACTCCCAGAGGTTATTAGACGAGACGCTGGAAAATATTCGCCAACAATATAATTTATCAATCCTAATGATTAGCCATAATCAACATCATGCCAGAAGGATAAGTGATCGGATTGTCTATCTAGAAAAAGGGCGGTTATTTAACGAATAG
- a CDS encoding DUF1893 domain-containing protein, whose amino-acid sequence MEDLQLAKKEFEKGEYSLILVKNGEVVGTSKEKGVKGILEFYLNHKELLEGAAVADKLVGRAVAMICQQGKVKGLYTPLLSEGGEEILRQGNIPYQADRIVKAIKNRDNTDLCPIEKLTLGVKDSRQGINKILEFFQNLPK is encoded by the coding sequence ATGGAAGATTTACAGTTAGCTAAAAAAGAGTTTGAAAAAGGAGAATATAGCTTAATTTTGGTAAAGAATGGAGAAGTTGTGGGGACCAGTAAAGAAAAAGGGGTAAAGGGAATATTAGAGTTTTACTTAAATCACAAAGAACTGTTAGAAGGGGCAGCGGTGGCTGATAAGCTGGTGGGTAGAGCTGTTGCAATGATTTGTCAGCAGGGGAAAGTAAAGGGATTATACACTCCCCTTTTAAGTGAAGGGGGAGAAGAAATACTACGTCAAGGAAATATTCCTTATCAAGCTGATAGAATAGTGAAAGCTATTAAAAATCGTGACAATACTGATTTATGTCCAATAGAAAAATTGACTTTAGGAGTTAAAGACAGTAGACAAGGGATTAATAAGATCTTAGAGTTTTTTCAAAATCTACCTAAGTAA